The following coding sequences are from one Triticum aestivum cultivar Chinese Spring chromosome 5A, IWGSC CS RefSeq v2.1, whole genome shotgun sequence window:
- the LOC123107454 gene encoding eukaryotic translation initiation factor 3 subunit G has product MAQDASARAAAINFWKDPNAESCCICGEEDAGEKHGELSCPYDYLVSSAGYVPCRARLAAGRDDRDAPSGHRAFLRRFVRVTNLPERCRRPARIAELFARFGPLRMWHVAMDAPAVCKGFACVVFERREDAEKAIDELNCYCFGGHSLRIDWFYPSA; this is encoded by the coding sequence ATGGCACAGGACGCGAGCGCGCGCGCTGCGGCGATCAACTTCTGGAAGGACCCGAACGCCGAGTCGTGCTGCATCTGCGGGGAAGAGGACGCGGGGGAGAAGCACGGCGAGCTCTCCTGCCCCTACGACTACCTGGTGTCCTCGGCCGGGTACGTGCCCTGCAGGGCGCGGCTCGCCGCGGGGAGGGACGACAGGGACGCGCCGTCCGGCCACCGCGCGTTCCTGCGCCGCTTCGTGCGCGTAACCAACCTGCCGGAGCGCTGCCGGCGCCCGGCTCGCATAGCGGAGCTCTTCGCCCGGTTCGGGCCCCTGAGGATGTGGCACGTCGCAATGGACGCCCCCGCGGTGTGCAAGGGCTTCGCATGCGTGGTCTTCGAGCGCCGGGAGGATGCCGAGAAGGCCATTGACGAGCTCAACTGCTATTGCTTTGGCGGCCACAGCTTGCGAATAGACTGGTTTTATCCCAGCGCCTAA
- the LOC123107455 gene encoding eukaryotic translation initiation factor 3 subunit G isoform X2 produces the protein MASRRQRRKIGEKKKRRKTRAATIKKKIVKKSSAPAPQAIEPKPSAARTGCRNGRQEGTAPAKEQDDKKHERRRREKRTCDLCGVGRIHENDHFCPYNYIHGPFSLGTCRERCPPGRHPLLLASASGSGSQHQLRRLVRVTNVPLSVIPGEHELRGLFTRFGPLLMGDLTSSRSHDPVGFGWVAFESREHAEEAINKLNGHLVGDRRLRVDWVYPR, from the exons ATGGCCAGCCGCAGACAGCGGAGGAAGATCggcgagaagaagaagaggagaaagacCAGAGCGGCTACGATAAAGAAGAAGATCGTCAAGAAGTCCTCTGCGCCAGCGCCGCAAG CCATCGAACCCAAACCCTCTGCCGCGCGCACGGGGTGCAGAAACGGGCGGCAGGAGGGAACGGCGCCGGCCAAGGAGCAGGACGACAAGAAAC ATGAGCGCCGCCGCCGTGAGAAGAGGACATGCGACCTTTGCGGAGTAGGCAGAATCCACGAGAACGATCACTTCTGCCCCTACAACTACATCCACGGGCCTTTTAGCCTCGGAACATGCAGAGAGCGGTGCCCCCCGGGGAGGCACCCGCTCTTGCTGGCCTCCGCCTCCGGCTCTGGGAGCCAACACCAGCTGCGCCGCCTCGTGCGCGTGACCAACGTGCCGCTGAGCGTGATCCCCGGCGAGCACGAGTTGCGCGGGCTCTTCACGCGGTTCGGGCCGCTTCTCATGGGCGACTTAACGAGCTCGAGGAGCCATGACCCCGTGGGATTCGGGTGGGTCGCGTTCGAGAGCCGTGAGCACGCGGAGGAGGCAATCAACAAGCTCAACGGCCACCTCGTCGGTGACCGCAGGCTCCGAGTTGACTGGGTATATCCACGCTGA
- the LOC123107455 gene encoding eukaryotic translation initiation factor 3 subunit G isoform X1 — translation MASRRQRRKIGEKKKRRKTRAATIKKKIVKKSSAPAPQAIEPKPSAARTGCRNGRQEGTAPAKEQDDKKQDERRRREKRTCDLCGVGRIHENDHFCPYNYIHGPFSLGTCRERCPPGRHPLLLASASGSGSQHQLRRLVRVTNVPLSVIPGEHELRGLFTRFGPLLMGDLTSSRSHDPVGFGWVAFESREHAEEAINKLNGHLVGDRRLRVDWVYPR, via the exons ATGGCCAGCCGCAGACAGCGGAGGAAGATCggcgagaagaagaagaggagaaagacCAGAGCGGCTACGATAAAGAAGAAGATCGTCAAGAAGTCCTCTGCGCCAGCGCCGCAAG CCATCGAACCCAAACCCTCTGCCGCGCGCACGGGGTGCAGAAACGGGCGGCAGGAGGGAACGGCGCCGGCCAAGGAGCAGGACGACAAGAAAC AAGATGAGCGCCGCCGCCGTGAGAAGAGGACATGCGACCTTTGCGGAGTAGGCAGAATCCACGAGAACGATCACTTCTGCCCCTACAACTACATCCACGGGCCTTTTAGCCTCGGAACATGCAGAGAGCGGTGCCCCCCGGGGAGGCACCCGCTCTTGCTGGCCTCCGCCTCCGGCTCTGGGAGCCAACACCAGCTGCGCCGCCTCGTGCGCGTGACCAACGTGCCGCTGAGCGTGATCCCCGGCGAGCACGAGTTGCGCGGGCTCTTCACGCGGTTCGGGCCGCTTCTCATGGGCGACTTAACGAGCTCGAGGAGCCATGACCCCGTGGGATTCGGGTGGGTCGCGTTCGAGAGCCGTGAGCACGCGGAGGAGGCAATCAACAAGCTCAACGGCCACCTCGTCGGTGACCGCAGGCTCCGAGTTGACTGGGTATATCCACGCTGA